In Blastopirellula sediminis, the following proteins share a genomic window:
- a CDS encoding ExbD/TolR family protein, protein MAVKVKKSNALLALNITPLIDVVFLLLVFFMVMTRFDEEDYKLDVALPAASEAQPLIAQPRELIVNIDADGKYHVRGDFVTLEQLENMLQQTAANNPDAAVIIRADRRCRLEFPVSVMNACNKVHLTNYSLTTSAPERID, encoded by the coding sequence ATGGCGGTTAAAGTCAAAAAAAGCAACGCTCTGCTGGCGTTGAACATCACTCCGTTGATCGACGTCGTCTTCCTGCTGCTCGTCTTCTTTATGGTGATGACGCGGTTCGACGAAGAAGACTACAAGCTGGACGTAGCGCTGCCGGCCGCCAGCGAGGCGCAGCCGCTGATCGCCCAGCCGCGGGAGCTGATCGTCAACATTGACGCCGACGGCAAGTACCACGTGCGAGGCGATTTCGTCACGCTCGAGCAGCTTGAAAACATGTTGCAACAGACCGCCGCCAATAACCCGGACGCGGCGGTCATCATTCGCGCCGACCGCCGATGCCGACTGGAGTTTCCGGTCAGCGTCATGAACGCGTGTAATAAGGTTCACCTGACGAACTATTCGTTAACGACGTCCGCACCGGAGCGGATCGACTGA
- a CDS encoding FAD-dependent oxidoreductase — translation MNRFVPIAMLAAFLFSLTGAAAKEPSNRYDVIVIGATPCGIATAVTAGRAGKSVLLVEPTSRFGGLVTNGLSHPDFHCFEALTGAYKEFNDRVMAYYTEKYGADSPQVKTSLGGTHGEPKVNLLVYQQMLAELPSVTLLTEHPLDQVDVADDHTIRSVTLRNPQGEKITAYGKVFVDGTYEGDLMAAAGVPFAVGREGKQEYGESLAPDEADDCVQGYNFRLTFTDQPENRVYPEPPEGYDRNDFLPLLKLLESGKLTAAMHRMTEGHTTTAIYKVQDPNLPNGKFDINDMSRGVVRLSLPQINNAWPNGDAKTRADIFAAHVRHNVGMLYFLQNDSEVPAEIQKGAREFGLCRDEFVDNHHLPVQLYVREARRMKGAKVFTQDYVSQEGNDVRSRFVPDSIAMGDYGPNCHGTDHEGPTIGGKHTGEFYQLAAPYQIPYGVILPKEHPNLLVPCAMSASHVGFCALRLEPIWASLGEAAGVAATIAIDENEPVQQVDPAAIRQQLHADGAATIYVTDVPRDHADFAAVQWWGSLGGLHGLDSIPADQYGKRGKHLRGQYYYAFPRHSAELDRPLDDALRSTWLTLAAKNQVSGDALSASATRGDFIRAAFQIAQDSQ, via the coding sequence ATGAATCGATTCGTCCCCATCGCAATGCTCGCCGCGTTCCTTTTTTCTCTGACAGGGGCCGCCGCCAAAGAGCCATCGAATCGCTACGACGTAATTGTCATTGGCGCCACCCCGTGCGGAATTGCTACCGCGGTCACTGCCGGTCGAGCCGGTAAGTCGGTCCTGCTGGTCGAACCGACCTCCCGATTTGGCGGCCTGGTGACCAACGGACTTTCCCATCCCGACTTCCACTGCTTCGAGGCGCTAACCGGCGCCTACAAAGAATTCAACGATCGGGTTATGGCCTACTACACCGAGAAATACGGCGCCGATTCGCCGCAGGTGAAAACGTCGCTCGGCGGGACCCATGGGGAGCCGAAGGTGAACTTGTTGGTTTATCAACAGATGCTGGCCGAACTGCCGAGCGTTACCTTGTTGACCGAACATCCGCTCGATCAAGTTGACGTGGCTGACGATCATACGATTCGGTCGGTAACGCTTCGCAATCCTCAAGGCGAAAAGATCACCGCCTACGGCAAAGTCTTCGTCGACGGCACGTACGAAGGTGACCTGATGGCCGCCGCCGGCGTTCCGTTCGCCGTTGGTCGCGAAGGAAAGCAAGAGTACGGCGAGTCGCTGGCGCCGGACGAAGCGGACGATTGCGTCCAAGGATACAACTTCCGTTTGACCTTCACCGACCAGCCGGAGAACCGGGTCTATCCCGAGCCGCCCGAAGGGTATGACCGCAACGACTTCCTCCCCTTATTAAAGTTGTTGGAAAGCGGCAAGCTGACCGCTGCGATGCACCGGATGACCGAAGGGCATACGACGACGGCGATCTACAAAGTCCAAGATCCCAACCTCCCGAACGGCAAGTTCGACATCAACGACATGTCGCGCGGAGTCGTCCGTCTTTCGCTGCCGCAGATCAATAACGCCTGGCCGAACGGCGACGCCAAGACGCGGGCCGATATCTTCGCCGCCCATGTCCGCCACAATGTCGGCATGCTCTACTTCTTGCAAAACGACAGCGAAGTGCCAGCCGAGATTCAGAAAGGGGCTCGCGAGTTCGGCCTCTGCCGCGACGAGTTTGTCGACAACCATCATCTGCCGGTCCAGCTTTACGTCCGGGAAGCTCGCCGCATGAAAGGGGCGAAAGTCTTCACCCAGGATTACGTCAGCCAGGAAGGAAACGACGTCCGCAGTCGCTTTGTGCCGGACTCGATCGCGATGGGGGACTACGGACCGAACTGCCACGGAACCGATCACGAAGGTCCGACTATCGGCGGCAAGCATACCGGCGAGTTCTACCAGTTGGCCGCCCCCTATCAGATTCCGTACGGCGTGATCCTCCCGAAAGAGCATCCCAACCTGTTGGTCCCCTGCGCGATGTCGGCGTCGCACGTTGGGTTCTGCGCGCTGCGGCTGGAGCCGATCTGGGCGTCGCTCGGAGAAGCGGCCGGCGTTGCCGCGACAATTGCGATCGACGAAAACGAACCGGTCCAACAAGTCGATCCGGCCGCAATTCGCCAACAACTGCATGCCGATGGCGCCGCCACGATCTATGTGACCGACGTCCCCCGCGACCATGCCGACTTTGCCGCCGTGCAGTGGTGGGGATCGCTCGGCGGACTGCATGGCCTCGATTCGATTCCTGCCGACCAATATGGGAAGCGCGGGAAGCATCTGCGCGGACAATATTACTACGCCTTCCCGCGTCACTCCGCCGAGTTGGACCGTCCGCTGGACGATGCGTTGCGTAGCACTTGGCTGACGCTGGCGGCGAAGAATCAGGTCTCCGGCGACGCGCTCTCGGCCTCCGCTACGCGAGGGGATTTCATTCGGGCAGCTTTCCAAATTGCCCAGGACTCCCAGTAA
- a CDS encoding glucan biosynthesis protein: MASFLKQIDTCAFRRILRNGCQCLLAVLAVVYCQAEARSDQRFFGIAAGEAADVSPRFQQLWEKVETRKFGQDAYPIVNYGPLAELGYDEFRKIVFDPDKKQWADSPTDWRLDYFHPGYIFRECVRLNEFKNADGAAEPVEFDTSLYEYHQGVIDPNHLKGDPIGYAGFRLWNHLEEGKPISEVIAFLGASYFRAVAADTVYGASTRGLAIDCGSPKGEEFPIFREFWLEKPTNNKTATVYAWLDSKSVNGLYQFKVTPGEWTKIEVRARLLARNDIEKLGVAPITSMWTWGDGQAPPEGQEFRPEVHDSDGLLAESVTGEWLFRPVRNPSATRLSAFYLPGVKGFGLLQRDRDVKNYKDQEANYHRRPTVWIRPKAAFPAGRIELLEIESPGEWIDNLASFWAPEEPIRCGDVVELAYSIDFGPGDPPEHVGGKVADSHIERQENGDVKFTLSFTGVKPDAKPELMIETELPLESRTEVVQQGDRYIATFTTASMPGANREIRACLKDGSDYLSETWSYQCQP, from the coding sequence ATGGCGTCTTTTCTAAAACAAATTGATACATGCGCTTTCCGCCGCATCTTGCGGAACGGTTGCCAATGTCTATTGGCAGTGCTGGCGGTCGTTTACTGCCAGGCGGAAGCGCGGTCCGATCAACGCTTCTTCGGCATCGCCGCAGGCGAAGCGGCCGACGTTTCCCCACGGTTTCAGCAGTTGTGGGAGAAGGTCGAGACGCGGAAGTTCGGCCAAGACGCCTACCCAATCGTCAACTACGGTCCCTTAGCGGAACTTGGTTATGACGAATTTCGCAAGATTGTATTTGATCCTGACAAAAAGCAGTGGGCGGATAGTCCTACCGACTGGCGCCTCGACTATTTTCATCCGGGTTATATCTTCCGCGAATGCGTTCGATTAAACGAATTTAAGAACGCCGACGGCGCCGCCGAACCGGTTGAGTTTGATACGAGTCTCTACGAATACCATCAAGGCGTCATCGACCCCAATCACCTGAAAGGGGATCCGATCGGCTACGCCGGCTTTCGGTTGTGGAATCACCTGGAAGAAGGAAAGCCGATTTCGGAAGTGATCGCGTTTTTGGGCGCGAGTTACTTTCGTGCGGTTGCGGCCGACACCGTTTACGGCGCGTCGACGCGCGGCTTGGCGATTGATTGCGGATCTCCCAAGGGAGAAGAGTTCCCCATCTTTCGTGAGTTTTGGTTAGAGAAACCGACCAATAACAAAACCGCGACCGTTTACGCCTGGCTCGATAGCAAAAGTGTAAACGGGTTGTACCAGTTCAAAGTTACTCCGGGCGAGTGGACGAAGATCGAAGTTCGCGCTCGGCTGTTGGCTCGCAATGACATTGAGAAGTTGGGCGTCGCGCCGATCACCAGCATGTGGACTTGGGGCGATGGTCAAGCGCCGCCGGAAGGTCAGGAGTTTCGTCCGGAAGTTCATGACTCGGATGGTCTGTTGGCGGAGTCGGTTACCGGCGAATGGTTGTTCCGACCGGTTCGCAATCCCAGCGCAACCCGACTTTCCGCGTTCTACTTGCCTGGAGTGAAAGGTTTCGGCCTGCTGCAGCGCGATCGCGACGTAAAAAATTACAAAGACCAAGAAGCGAACTATCATCGACGACCCACCGTTTGGATACGTCCTAAGGCGGCGTTTCCGGCAGGAAGAATTGAGCTGTTGGAAATCGAGTCGCCGGGCGAATGGATCGATAATCTGGCTTCTTTTTGGGCGCCAGAAGAGCCGATACGATGCGGCGATGTGGTTGAGTTGGCGTACTCCATCGACTTCGGCCCAGGCGATCCGCCTGAGCATGTCGGCGGAAAGGTGGCGGACTCGCATATCGAACGACAGGAGAACGGCGACGTGAAGTTCACGTTGTCGTTCACCGGGGTGAAGCCGGACGCGAAGCCTGAATTGATGATTGAGACGGAGCTTCCGTTAGAAAGTCGCACGGAGGTGGTCCAGCAGGGGGACCGCTATATCGCGACTTTTACCACGGCCAGCATGCCTGGGGCGAACCGGGAAATTCGCGCCTGTCTGAAGGATGGATCCGATTACCTTAGTGAAACATGGAGTTATCAATGTCAACCGTGA
- the mdoH gene encoding glucans biosynthesis glucosyltransferase MdoH, which yields MESSEPKNTFTQPTQSVAQKYPKALIISIALSVSALMTWLFLDISAADGGLGPIDAAAGAFFALLTGWLGYGIGMSIVGHLLPAPQAADVVPISPDELAKLPSTAILVPVYNESPRRVAAGVRAMREELAKIGGGETFEFFLLSDTTNPDVAAEEEAVWLEMTYDEAKPSVFYRRRPKNIARKAGNIAEFCERWGGRYRYLIVLDADSLMTAETLVEMVRRMEQDERVALIQVPPRPINGASLLARAQQFAAATYGSGFLRGYRHWCGDAANYWGHNAIIRTRAFIQHCGLPVLPGERPLGGEILSHDFVEAALLRRADWKVHIADDLGGSYEETPGSVLDYLQRDQRWCQGNLQHLNFLVRCPLPLTNRWHLICGAFSYLASPLWLAFVVLQLALLLSVTGTEATSLGISASTASLLLLVGTLVLLMTPKVLAVTDFIMSTPIERRRPARSIWIDAALETVASTLFAPLLMWFHTQFVVATLRGRRVEWNAQNRGDVNLTWEDAWAVGWKLAVMGAVSAVLIWVANPTALIWFSPLLASWLGAAPLILMLSSPQFGRWLKSRDRLVIREETHPTDVMRRQQEYFDLPVPSEEATLERLVRDPHAMAAHIAIAQLSVDPHSDLPVSEQSLEEMTMDERRALLVDADKLRQAHASYWAERLLADVEARVR from the coding sequence GTGGAATCTTCCGAACCGAAAAACACATTTACGCAACCGACCCAATCGGTTGCGCAAAAATATCCCAAGGCGCTGATCATTTCGATCGCGCTCTCGGTGAGCGCGTTGATGACGTGGCTGTTTCTCGACATCTCCGCCGCCGACGGCGGACTCGGTCCGATCGACGCAGCGGCAGGCGCCTTCTTCGCTTTGCTCACCGGTTGGCTCGGCTATGGGATCGGAATGTCGATCGTCGGCCATCTGCTTCCGGCGCCTCAAGCGGCTGATGTCGTACCCATTTCGCCGGACGAGCTGGCCAAGCTACCTTCCACCGCGATTTTGGTTCCCGTTTATAACGAGTCGCCGCGTCGCGTCGCCGCTGGCGTTCGTGCGATGCGCGAGGAGTTGGCCAAGATCGGCGGTGGGGAAACGTTCGAGTTCTTCCTGCTGAGCGATACGACCAACCCGGACGTCGCCGCTGAGGAAGAAGCGGTTTGGCTGGAGATGACTTACGACGAAGCGAAGCCGTCGGTCTTTTATCGCCGCCGCCCTAAGAACATCGCTCGCAAGGCGGGGAACATCGCCGAGTTTTGCGAACGTTGGGGAGGTCGTTACCGCTACCTGATCGTTCTCGACGCCGACAGTCTGATGACCGCCGAGACGCTCGTCGAGATGGTTCGCCGCATGGAGCAAGATGAGCGGGTCGCACTGATTCAAGTTCCGCCCCGGCCGATCAACGGCGCGTCGCTGTTGGCTCGCGCTCAGCAGTTTGCCGCCGCAACTTATGGCAGCGGATTCTTGCGCGGCTATCGTCACTGGTGCGGAGACGCCGCCAACTATTGGGGACACAACGCGATCATCCGGACGCGCGCTTTCATTCAACATTGCGGGCTCCCCGTTCTGCCAGGCGAACGTCCCTTGGGGGGCGAAATCCTGAGCCATGACTTTGTCGAAGCCGCCCTGCTCCGCCGCGCCGATTGGAAGGTGCACATTGCGGATGACCTGGGTGGAAGCTACGAAGAGACGCCCGGCTCGGTCCTCGACTACTTGCAGCGCGATCAGCGCTGGTGCCAGGGAAACCTGCAGCACCTCAACTTCCTGGTCCGTTGTCCGCTGCCGCTGACGAATCGTTGGCACTTGATCTGCGGCGCGTTTTCGTACTTGGCCAGTCCGTTGTGGTTGGCGTTTGTGGTGCTGCAACTGGCGCTATTGCTTAGCGTTACCGGTACCGAAGCGACTTCGCTGGGGATCAGCGCCTCGACCGCTTCGCTACTTCTGCTGGTTGGCACGTTAGTATTGTTGATGACCCCCAAGGTGCTGGCTGTTACCGACTTCATTATGTCTACGCCAATCGAACGGCGTCGGCCCGCTCGCTCGATTTGGATCGACGCGGCGCTGGAGACGGTCGCTTCGACGTTGTTCGCGCCGCTGCTGATGTGGTTCCACACGCAGTTCGTGGTGGCGACCTTGCGAGGACGGCGCGTCGAATGGAACGCCCAAAATCGCGGCGATGTGAATCTAACCTGGGAAGACGCCTGGGCGGTTGGTTGGAAGTTGGCGGTGATGGGCGCCGTTTCGGCGGTCTTGATTTGGGTGGCCAACCCGACCGCGCTCATTTGGTTCTCACCACTTTTGGCCAGTTGGCTTGGCGCGGCGCCGTTGATCTTGATGCTCAGCTCGCCGCAGTTCGGTCGTTGGCTGAAAAGCCGGGATCGTCTGGTGATCCGCGAAGAGACGCACCCGACCGACGTGATGCGTCGGCAGCAAGAGTACTTCGATCTGCCGGTTCCGAGCGAAGAAGCGACCTTGGAACGACTGGTACGCGATCCCCACGCGATGGCGGCGCATATCGCCATCGCCCAGTTGAGCGTCGATCCGCACAGCGACTTGCCGGTTAGTGAGCAATCGCTGGAAGAGATGACGATGGACGAACGCCGGGCGCTGTTGGTGGACGCCGACAAGCTGCGGCAGGCGCACGCCAGTTACTGGGCCGAACGCCTGCTGGCGGACGTCGAAGCTCGCGTTCGCTAA
- a CDS encoding cupin-like domain-containing protein: MSYGNLIDWNKNLHQMETEVVTTTHRLVETGLFDDEHLVRILDTHPRDALNVNTMGTDETDRRDWKEGDASKLNGEQLLQATKEGRLWLNIRNMLTHHREYADLINSIYDELETKVTGFHALERSANLLVSSPTAIVYYHLDIPINMLWHLRGKKRAYVYPPNDERFVTQSTIEDVICGESYEELHFDPKFDESAFVAELEPGQMVTWPQNTPHRVTNVEGLNVSLTTEHKTPKAIRRIKLFRANRFFRHQCGYQNLSTTTEGVGYGMKMAAFTFVKAYRKLFKKQSGNYAYPVTFELDPMNPTKVREMSAK; encoded by the coding sequence ATGTCGTACGGCAACCTGATCGATTGGAATAAGAACCTGCATCAGATGGAAACCGAAGTCGTCACCACGACGCACCGTCTGGTGGAGACCGGCCTGTTTGACGATGAGCACCTGGTTCGGATTCTCGATACCCATCCCCGCGACGCGCTGAACGTCAACACGATGGGGACCGACGAGACCGATCGACGGGACTGGAAAGAAGGGGACGCGTCGAAGCTCAACGGCGAGCAGCTATTGCAAGCGACCAAAGAAGGCCGCTTGTGGCTGAACATTCGCAACATGCTGACGCATCATCGCGAATACGCCGACCTGATCAATTCGATCTACGACGAGCTCGAAACCAAAGTGACCGGATTCCACGCTCTGGAACGTTCAGCCAACCTTTTGGTTTCGTCGCCGACCGCGATCGTCTACTATCACTTGGACATTCCGATCAACATGCTGTGGCACCTCCGCGGCAAGAAGCGGGCCTACGTCTATCCGCCGAACGACGAACGCTTCGTCACCCAATCGACGATCGAAGACGTCATCTGCGGCGAGAGCTACGAAGAGCTCCACTTCGATCCGAAGTTCGACGAGAGCGCCTTCGTCGCGGAACTGGAGCCGGGACAGATGGTGACCTGGCCGCAGAACACGCCCCATCGCGTGACCAACGTCGAAGGGCTGAACGTTTCGCTGACGACCGAACACAAGACCCCCAAAGCGATCCGCCGGATCAAACTGTTCCGCGCGAACCGCTTCTTCCGCCATCAGTGCGGTTACCAGAATCTGTCGACCACGACCGAAGGGGTCGGCTACGGCATGAAGATGGCCGCGTTCACCTTCGTGAAAGCGTATCGCAAACTGTTCAAGAAGCAGTCGGGCAACTACGCCTATCCGGTCACGTTTGAACTCGATCCGATGAATCCGACCAAAGTTCGCGAGATGTCGGCCAAGTAG
- a CDS encoding DUF1559 domain-containing protein, which translates to MSKPRGFTLVELLVVIAIIGVLIALLLPAVQQAREAARRMQCTNNLKQLGLALHNYHDTYRSFVYRKGGTESPSGTTDYNLSNFGRRSGFVSLLPFLEQNALWEQVKSGGTNLPNTGDHRNPEGPSGWQASWAGWKNAPDMLVCPSDPGVPDNSGPYNSYGFVIGDRMDGATNDMNPRGIFGRVRTTRFADIIDGSSNTLMMSERLCEGATPRPSAGHTTTANEIQYKLAVAVGIAGTKAAPNVCYTAVSGKYIVAGTNIQGRWGVAWTDAQPMYVGITTILPPNGPACTDDSGPNGDRNDVCIPPTSEHPGGVNGLFADGSIHFIAETIDTGNLGVAQPSSGASMYGVWGALGSKAGGEPVGSF; encoded by the coding sequence ATGTCCAAGCCACGCGGATTTACGCTGGTCGAGTTATTGGTCGTCATCGCAATTATCGGCGTGTTGATCGCCCTGTTGTTGCCGGCCGTTCAGCAAGCTCGCGAAGCGGCGCGCCGCATGCAGTGCACCAACAACCTGAAGCAGTTGGGGCTGGCGCTGCACAACTACCACGACACCTATCGTTCGTTCGTCTATCGAAAAGGGGGCACCGAAAGCCCCTCCGGCACGACCGATTACAACCTTTCGAACTTCGGGCGACGCAGCGGCTTCGTTTCGTTGTTGCCGTTCCTGGAACAAAACGCGTTGTGGGAGCAGGTGAAGTCGGGCGGAACGAACTTGCCGAACACCGGCGATCATCGTAATCCCGAAGGACCGTCCGGTTGGCAAGCGAGCTGGGCTGGTTGGAAGAACGCTCCCGACATGCTCGTCTGCCCGTCCGATCCGGGCGTGCCGGATAACAGCGGCCCCTACAACAGCTATGGCTTTGTGATCGGGGACCGGATGGACGGCGCCACGAACGACATGAATCCGCGCGGGATCTTCGGCCGCGTGCGAACGACGCGTTTCGCCGACATCATCGACGGTTCGAGCAATACGTTGATGATGAGCGAGCGTCTCTGCGAAGGGGCGACGCCGCGTCCTTCGGCCGGCCACACCACCACCGCCAACGAAATTCAGTACAAACTAGCGGTCGCCGTCGGCATCGCCGGCACGAAAGCGGCGCCGAACGTTTGTTACACTGCGGTCAGCGGCAAGTACATTGTCGCCGGAACCAATATCCAAGGTCGTTGGGGCGTCGCCTGGACTGACGCACAACCAATGTACGTCGGCATTACCACGATCTTGCCGCCAAACGGTCCCGCTTGCACCGATGACTCAGGGCCAAACGGCGATCGCAACGACGTCTGCATTCCGCCGACCAGCGAACATCCCGGCGGCGTGAATGGCCTGTTCGCCGACGGATCGATCCACTTTATCGCCGAGACGATCGACACCGGCAATCTCGGCGTCGCGCAGCCCTCTAGCGGAGCGAGCATGTACGGCGTTTGGGGCGCTTTGGGATCGAAGGCTGGCGGCGAACCGGTCGGAAGCTTCTAG
- a CDS encoding carboxypeptidase-like regulatory domain-containing protein, with protein MYIPKIRPALVRTIGLLLVCCPAFFGCDLGANGPGTVPVTGKITYRGQPVPAAIVQFKPNDGDASHGAVGRSDAEGAFQMTTREFAGVVPGTYQITVVKYDAKTPEASTKENEEEEYTPPDEHARPTPGPKNVLPAKYANADKSGLTAEVTPSGPNEVVLELVD; from the coding sequence ATGTACATCCCCAAAATTCGCCCGGCGCTGGTGCGCACCATCGGGCTTCTCTTGGTTTGTTGTCCGGCGTTTTTCGGCTGTGATTTAGGGGCAAACGGTCCCGGAACAGTTCCCGTTACCGGCAAGATCACCTATCGCGGCCAGCCGGTCCCCGCCGCAATCGTGCAGTTCAAACCGAACGACGGCGACGCGTCTCACGGCGCGGTTGGACGATCGGACGCGGAAGGAGCGTTTCAAATGACGACGCGCGAATTTGCCGGCGTCGTTCCCGGCACGTACCAGATCACCGTCGTGAAGTACGATGCGAAAACGCCGGAAGCGTCCACCAAAGAGAACGAAGAGGAGGAGTATACGCCTCCCGATGAACACGCGCGGCCGACGCCGGGGCCGAAAAACGTGTTGCCGGCCAAATACGCCAACGCCGACAAATCGGGCCTGACGGCGGAAGTGACGCCGAGCGGCCCGAATGAGGTTGTCCTGGAGTTGGTCGACTAG
- a CDS encoding 3-keto-disaccharide hydrolase, with amino-acid sequence MQNPRIILALLFALIVAPLTAANAEQAPNTLSEAEIADGWLLLFDGETTFGWKAEGNIDWTVDKGVIRATKGDVGLLRTTTQFANYELHVEFRAPAETNSGIFLRTSPKPESPTYGCYELNIAPESNSFPTGSLVGRMKVTPGCSPNEWHAFDVTADQGTIVVKLDGTEVLKYEDPQYVGLGFIGLQHNQGEVEFRNVKLKPLHMESIFNGKDLAGWKSYPEMESKFTVTEAGEIHAENGPGQLETENSYGDFVLRLEAITHAKNLNSGVFFRCIPGDKMMGYESQIHNGYEAEDRTLPIDHGTGAIFRRVKARRVVSDDEKWFTKTLIAQGPHISVWVNGYQVTDWTDQRKPDENPRRGLRTAPGTIMLQGHDPTTNLSFKNLQITELPKRWPADRKAKTADQ; translated from the coding sequence ATGCAAAACCCGCGAATTATTCTGGCGTTATTGTTTGCGCTAATCGTCGCTCCCCTGACAGCAGCTAACGCTGAGCAAGCTCCCAATACGCTTTCGGAGGCCGAAATTGCGGATGGTTGGTTGTTGTTATTCGATGGGGAAACGACTTTTGGCTGGAAAGCGGAAGGAAATATCGACTGGACAGTTGATAAGGGAGTAATCCGGGCGACCAAAGGAGACGTCGGCCTGCTACGTACCACCACGCAATTCGCCAACTACGAACTGCACGTCGAGTTTCGCGCCCCGGCGGAAACCAACAGCGGCATCTTTTTGCGAACCTCCCCAAAACCGGAAAGCCCGACCTACGGCTGCTACGAACTGAATATCGCGCCGGAAAGCAACTCATTTCCGACCGGCAGCCTGGTCGGCCGCATGAAGGTGACGCCCGGTTGCTCGCCCAACGAGTGGCATGCGTTCGACGTCACCGCCGATCAAGGGACGATCGTCGTGAAACTCGACGGGACGGAAGTGCTGAAGTACGAAGATCCGCAGTACGTCGGTCTCGGCTTCATCGGGCTGCAGCACAACCAGGGAGAGGTCGAGTTTCGCAACGTGAAACTGAAGCCGCTTCACATGGAGTCGATCTTCAACGGCAAGGATCTGGCCGGCTGGAAGTCGTACCCCGAAATGGAAAGCAAGTTCACCGTTACGGAGGCCGGAGAGATTCACGCCGAAAACGGACCTGGTCAGCTTGAAACCGAGAACTCGTACGGCGACTTCGTCTTGCGGCTGGAGGCGATCACGCACGCCAAGAACCTGAATAGCGGCGTCTTCTTCCGCTGCATCCCCGGCGACAAGATGATGGGCTACGAAAGCCAGATCCACAACGGCTACGAAGCTGAAGACCGCACGCTGCCGATCGATCACGGCACCGGCGCCATCTTCCGCCGCGTCAAAGCCCGCCGCGTCGTCAGCGACGATGAGAAGTGGTTCACCAAGACGCTGATCGCCCAAGGGCCGCACATCAGCGTCTGGGTCAACGGCTATCAGGTGACCGACTGGACCGATCAGCGTAAGCCTGACGAAAACCCGCGCCGCGGTCTGCGGACGGCGCCCGGAACGATCATGCTGCAAGGGCACGATCCGACGACCAACTTGTCGTTCAAGAATCTGCAGATCACCGAGTTGCCCAAGCGCTGGCCCGCCGATCGCAAAGCGAAAACAGCGGACCAGTAG